A region of the Sulfurimonas sp. genome:
TTTTTCAGGACATGGATTTGTAATAATTGAGTTTACTTCTAATGGATAGAAATGTTGGATTGCCTTACCGCTCGGCATTAATGCCGTATATTTAGAAGTCTCTTCTTTACAGTACCAAGGCTCTGTTCCAAACTCTAAACGCTTTAAGTATTTAACACATAAGTTAGCTTCCCAGCCCGGTAACATTAAACGAACAGGATACCCTTGTTCCGGTCTAAGTGCTTCACCGTTTTGTGCCCAAACAATCATTGCATCGTCTAAAACTTTCTCAATAGGAACAGTTCTGCTCATCTCTGAACCGTCAGATCCCTCTGCCAACATCCATTTTGCAGTCGGTTTTAGACCGATTTCATCAAGGATAGTTTTTAGGCGGACACCCGTCCACTCAGCATTACTCATCATACCTTTTACAAATTGTAAAGAGTTGAATTGTGGACCTTTCCACTCAGCAGCACCGTTTGCAGGACACTCTAAGAAAAGAAGTCTGCTCTCTGCCGGATATTTTTTCAACTGCTCAAGAGTTAAAACAATCGGTTTTTCAACAAGACCGTGAATCATAAGTCTATACTTATTCGGGTCTATATGAGCTACACCGTTATGCGTTCTTGTAAAATGCAGTCCGTTTGGCGTAATAATACCTTCAAGTTCATGCAGAGGCGTCATTGAAACCGCAGCATGCATATCCCCTGCAGATGAAAGAAGAGCTGAAGTTCTTCTTACGACATTATGCTCATATGCCGATGGTATACCGTACGGATATTTATTAAGTTCATCACCTAATGTTGTCCCCCATTCTGTATGGTGAATTATGTTTTCATCATCAGCCAACAACTTTGCAGGTGCTAAAATATTAGCCGCCGCAATCGCGCTAACAGAATAAGCCGCAGTTCTTTTGAAGAATTCTCTTCTGCTTGATTGTTCTGTTTTATTTGTAGTAGTTTCTAAATTATTTTCAGAAATTTTACTCATTAATCATCTACCTCCTTCTCTTTAATCTTGTAGATTTTATGATATGCACAATTACATTTTATGCAAGATATAAAATGCAAGACGGGAAGATTATATATGAAAATAAATTAAATTGTCAAGGAATTTTAGTAAAAATGTAATAATTTTCTCACAT
Encoded here:
- the soxC gene encoding sulfite dehydrogenase encodes the protein MSKISENNLETTTNKTEQSSRREFFKRTAAYSVSAIAAANILAPAKLLADDENIIHHTEWGTTLGDELNKYPYGIPSAYEHNVVRRTSALLSSAGDMHAAVSMTPLHELEGIITPNGLHFTRTHNGVAHIDPNKYRLMIHGLVEKPIVLTLEQLKKYPAESRLLFLECPANGAAEWKGPQFNSLQFVKGMMSNAEWTGVRLKTILDEIGLKPTAKWMLAEGSDGSEMSRTVPIEKVLDDAMIVWAQNGEALRPEQGYPVRLMLPGWEANLCVKYLKRLEFGTEPWYCKEETSKYTALMPSGKAIQHFYPLEVNSIITNPCPEKPWSDLKKGDLVEVEGIAWSGHGTITAVDISFDGGDNYVKASLKGLVLPKSWTRFSYMYKYEGKPLLMQSRAVDDAGYVQPSITQEKAIMGLEGVYHRNSICTWEVRQDGSVHNVQVRTDNCPK